One window of Flavobacterium dauae genomic DNA carries:
- a CDS encoding lipocalin family protein encodes MKKITTILFATTITLLSLTACSSDDNTPTPEPQTENHLLGMWKLNTMSLTSYENGEVVNEQTDVPVGSQITWEYEFKADNTVEYLMAIPAAEIEEQGTGTYSKNGTTLTITIDDEPGVFEITNNDADNLHLKTTEEEVEDGITYKTEIEQKFIRK; translated from the coding sequence ATGAAAAAAATTACTACTATTTTATTTGCAACCACAATTACTTTATTGTCGCTAACAGCCTGCTCAAGCGATGATAATACACCAACTCCCGAACCGCAAACGGAGAATCATTTATTAGGAATGTGGAAGCTAAACACAATGAGCCTTACATCTTATGAAAATGGTGAAGTTGTAAATGAGCAAACAGACGTTCCTGTAGGATCGCAAATTACTTGGGAATATGAATTTAAAGCTGATAATACGGTTGAGTATCTAATGGCTATTCCTGCCGCTGAAATAGAAGAGCAAGGAACCGGAACTTATTCTAAAAACGGAACTACCCTAACCATAACAATTGATGATGAACCAGGAGTTTTTGAAATTACCAATAACGATGCTGATAATCTTCATTTAAAAACTACTGAAGAAGAGGTAGAAGACGGAATAACTTACAAAACTGAAATCGAACAAAAATTTATCAGAAAATAA